GCAGAAGCCTTACGTGGAAGCATTGGGTGAGCTGCATCCCCAATCAGAACCATGCGACCCTTGCTCCATCTTGGAATGGGGGCTCTGTACAGCAGAGGCCACTGCTTCACTTCGTTTGCCTTGCTGTCACTCATCAGCCGCCATGCTTTGCGTTTCCGCGAAGCCTCACCTACCGAAGAAGAGCCAGCACATTGGGATGAAAGTTTTCAAAAAGCTTCAGTAAGTGAGATTGATCAACCGAGTTGTGCCAATCTGAGGATCATAGTCAGCTCCTCTTTCTTTCAGGCCAGCAAGCCGGAGCTCAGCTGCCCGTGGTTGTCTTTGATCTGCGTGCCCCCTGCGCGAATACGAAGGCAGGCATACTCACCTTCTCTGCTCGAAGAGTCGAGTTCGTTGTGGAAAATGGCAATACAGTTGAGCACCTCACCGCTACGGCGCGTCAGTCGATGCTTCAGTGTGCCATTCCGACTGGCCAACATACTCCCTACACGGATATGTGACAATTCTCTTGCCGTCCCCATGAAATAGCCTAAAGCCACCAGCTGCATCTTTGTATAGATTGGAGGTGATTGGATCCGAAAGTACAGCATCCATGGGTATCAAGAACCGGTAGCAAAAATTGTCTAGGGCTGCGGGGGACGCGGGATTGGGAGACCCGAGAATCGCCTCGACGCCACCGCTGTGAATACCATCCGCAACTACCACAAGATCTGCAGAAATGACGATTCCGTCTCGAAGAGTGAAGCTGGCAGCTTCCGGATTCTGAGTCCATCATTAGCACGTTGTTGTCTCTGCAGAAAATCAGACTCCTGGTTCACGCAAGCTCACATAACTCGTCACTTCACTCCGCAACTTGAACGTCACAGGCGGGCCGCCGTCAGCCGCTACCACCATCCGCTTCAATTCCTCATGCAAATCGACCCGGTGCGCAAAGTACCACGGCGATCCGTAACTATTTGCAATAGCCCCCAGGTTGAGTTCGTGGGTCACCTCCAGGGTATCGCCTCGCATGAGCCGGCTGCCTGTGGCCATCACGAACCTAGCTCTCACCGGGTCCATTCCCAGAGCCACCAGCGGACGTGATGCGTTCGTCTGTACGTTGATCGCGGCCCCGATTTCGTTGTTCAGCGACGTTTTCTCGTGTATCGTCACAGAATGGCCTGCTCGCCGGAGCGCGATGGCTGCCGTGAGCCCAGCAATTCCACCGCCGATGATTGCAATGTCCAGCATGATGCACCAAGCGTACGAGAAACAGGCGCTCTCAATCGATGCGGTGAGGCGCAGAAAGTTGATTTCGAATCTTCTCACAGGCTTACCAGCCACTAACAAAAGACGAGGTGAGACTAGTCACAGGTCGAGGAAAGGAGGGGTAATCGCATGTTTCCAAGGGGACAAACGCTGAACTTTATCAACTATCTTTGGGAGCGTAAGCTACTGTCGGTATGCGAAAGAGGCGTCGTCTTATGTTGCAGCTCAGATGCTGTCTCACGGACTGGCGTCGACGGCCGGCAAGTAACCTGCAAGCCACTCGATCCATCGTTGAGGACGATCTTGCGTTCAGACATGCACCGGATTCTGGTCAGCATGAAGTAAACTTCGAATGGGAATTTGACAGCTATAAATGCTGCCATGATGCCAAACACTTAATGGCGCCTTTCCAACTTCCAGCCTCGTTTTCAGCTCTTGCAACTTAAGCTTTCTGCCCATCATGAATTGCGCCAGGACTTTtccctattactaagggcctGGTTCTGCTGCAAAAGAGGCCTGTCGGCCGAAGGTCTTCGGACCGGACCGATCGTGGGGAAGTCCTGGTTGTGACCCTGCGGTTTGCTTGAAAGTTGCAGGCCAGCCGAAACTTTACGGGACCCCAGCAGAAGTCTATCGACCAATTGTTTGGGCAGAATATCTTGATGCGGAAGGTCATGTCCGTTGGTTTGAAGTAGATATTTGACATATTTTGTGGGCACACACGATAGAAGGCTCAATCTCTGCAATCTGTGATGCGAAAGTGTTGAAAGGGGTGTTGCACATAAAATCACTGACGGCGTAGTTTTATGGCTGTCAAGAGAGCGTGGCTGGGGCGAGGCTTCGGACGGAAGTGCCAATCAAGGGCAGAAGCTTTACTCGAGTCTTCTGGAAGACAAGGTCAATGGGTGTAAAGTTGAACGTAAACACGAATGGTCCCCGACATGAACGTTGCCTTTATCAACCCCTCTGGGCAGAATGAGGAGTTGACGCCATCATGAGACTGTGACGTGAAGTCTATTCGTGAATGCGTGGCAGGAGCTTCGATGTTCACTCAACGCACATGCCCACATGTGCCAGGAGTGAGGAAAGACGAGCCGGAAGTTGAAACGGGAGTAGAACCAGAGGTTTCGCGTGAAGACATGGAGAGGAGTGAGAGACTTGCAATCGAAGACGTGGAAACACTGAAAGAAAAGAGATGGTCGAGAGGAGAAAAGAGGCGTCGCTACGCTCCCAGGACAGGCTCATATCAATACAGCCAACATTCCTTACCGATAAGGAGTGGGGGAGCTGGAGAGTTTATTTCCAAGAGGTATCCGCGTAAAGTCGGACGCTCGTCAATCCCCCGACTTGGCACAGCTCACAAACCATGAGGTAACTGCAAGGGGCATAGCCGAGCAGCATTCAATCCCGGATTCGTTATGTCCTCCGAGGCGCTGCTAAATTCCCGAAAGCTTATGGGTCGCAATAATTAATCACTCTCGACTCCCGCGAAACCATGATTTCGTCGTACTCCAAGCGATGTTAATGGTCGTCATCAAATCTGTGTCTTCAGCCATTGCAGAGAGAAACTCCGCTCATCATATGTTTCGTCGGACTTAGCAAGTCAGCAAAATGCGTTATTGCCATTGTGTCTCATTCACTGCCACGACCACTTGCAAGTTGCCCGTGGCGATCTCTTGGAAGCCTATCTCGGGGTCGGTCTCGGGTTGTCGATGTCATCCAAAAACCCGTCGCAGAGATTGGGGGTTCATCCAGCTTGACGGGACGTCGTACTGATCTGCAACCAGCTCTTGAACCAGCACACTCATCGGGTCTCCAATGACAAGTCCGCCTACGTCTCGTCTTCCGTCatggccccccccccccccccccacctaCCTCTCCCGCTCGCACACAcactaagtaccttattattaaagaaagttaattctttctaagttataaatataagaatatagttttaataaaataatataatacttacttagtacttaaattaagatacttttttaagcttattataaaaaaaaattatattattaattacttattatcgaaatttataagtagtattatagttttaattataatagttttatttataataaataaaaagtctaattataaatcccttaaaacccttttttaaaagctataagagcttttaaattaagttaaaatacttattaaaatattaataattaaactaaccctataataacgactttaataaaaaacttagtaaataatattaaaaaccttattaatattaagtacgatttacgaagtataataatatagttatagagtattattaatatattctatattaaaaaaggtattattaatattaataaaataaatagggctatattaatatagtactttaacttttttttataacttaaagataattattttaaataatattagaaatttattaaaaagcttttttaaatactttaatatatttattattatttttataataataagacttttaatacttatatataaaaataagttatatatttttaaataataatactaacttattaataagttattaaaattataatctgaataatcccttaataagggagaGGGTAGAATGTAGGAAAagataagtaatttataaaaagggttaaggttaaataatgcggaattcgagggtagggtagcgtttatatatactacggcaatcctctagtaatataaaacgatGGAGTTAAACAGTGCGCTCGCACACATACACACTACACAAAGCACGAGTAATGAATCCCTGGATGGGCACTCAGTGGAGGGAAGGGTTCGAACTTCGAGGCTAGCGTAGGCCAAGACGGACCCCAAAACAACCCACTCAACGGCCCAGATCCCCGCGTAAAAGCAGTAAAGCTGCCGCGGCATCGTAATTATGCCTTTCTGATTCGCCAAATTCTCCCAAGATGTAACTTGGCACATCCCAAGACATTTGATGGCAACTGAACCGTTGCGGTGTTCCCGGTTCCTCTTTTACCACCCCCTTATGCAGTGCACGCATGACACGGAGCACCACGTCCACAGTGCCATACGATCGACGACCACGATGGAAGGGTCCCAGAGTGCGAGACCGAACACGAGACCGACCCCTTTCCTTTACACGACAGTGTTGCAAGACTTGCCTTACAGGCTACAGGCCACTCTTGCCTTGCCCTAGAGGAGGTAGGCAGTAGAGCATTGATCACCGGCTGCGGGCCGCGACAGCTAAGCTACTGCTACTACTACACTAATGTGATCCACGCCGAGGATGGTCACCATTTGTTCTACATGTCGGTAATTGTAGTGAAACGCCATGGGTGGGGTTCAGGTTTCTCCCacagaagagaagaagaaggcatCCAAAGCATGGCATACTGGGGACGGGACAACCATGGGATGGAGATGGAGGGTCGCTTGTCACACGCTATTCCTCTGCAAAACATGGGACCTGAGAGAAACCGGTCCAAGACCAAGTTCAAACGGTACCCTAAAGTCCGCCGCCATGCCATGATGCCATGGGGAGAAGGTAGACGAAAACACACACCCCTCCCCGCCTTTAAGGCTTAGACAtcttaattatcgtactcgtaactCGCATTCGTCTGAACTTGTGAGTCTGAAGTTGAGAATAAAACCAGCTTGATGGAACGCCCTGCCTTGTGTTGATATTTGAGGTCTGGTTGTCAACTCATTCTCGAACTCTTCACCTTTCACCTTTATCCTCTCTCTCTATCTCTGTCGCATCCTGGCACTCACAGAGAGTCAATTCTTTTCGCAAACATGAAGTTATTAGAACTTGGCTTCGTCAACACTCTAGGCCTGTTAGTAGGCGTTGTAAGTCCCCGTCTCCCGCTCTACCCCGGCCGGCACTTGAAAGCTTGATTTTCAGCTCCGTGAGGCTACACTACACAACCGAACACCGCAATCTAACAAACTTTCTGCAGTACGTCGCCTACCAGCTCGCTCAAGTATTCTACTGCCTCTTTCTCCACCCGCTCCGAAAGTTTCCCGGCCCGATATGGATGCGCACATCCCGCATCCCGTTCTGCTACAAGCTGCTCACCGGCACGCTCCCCTTTGACATGCTCGACCTGCACAGGCGGTACGGTCCGGTCGTCCGCATCGCCCCCGATGAGCTCGCCTTCCACGACTCGCGCGCCTGGAAGGACATTATGGGCCACAAGACCCAGGGCGGCGCCGAGATGGAGAAATCGCTCAAGTTCTACCGCTCCGTTCCCGGTGCACCCTCCGATATCGTCAGCTCTGATCGCGAGGAGCACACCGTTCTGCGCAGATCCCTGGCGCACGGCTTCAGCGAGAGGAGCATGCGTGACCAGCAGCCGATGATCAAGGGATATGTCGACCTGCTCATCCAGAGACTTCACCAGCACGGAAATGACGGTGCGAAGCCCCTCGACTTGGCAGCCTGGTATAACTACACCACTTTCGACGTTATCGGTGACCTTGCCTTTGGTGAATCATTTGGTTGTCTCGACGGCTCAGACTACCACCCTTGGGTTGCGGCAATCTTCCAGATGGCGCGATTGGGCACTGTCTTGCAGACCGGAAAACACTACCCTTTTGTTATGAAGCTCATGATGGCCATGGTTCCTGAGAAGGCCAAGCGCGAAAGAGCGCATCACGAAGAGTTTACCGAGGCAAAGCTCAGACGTCGCATGGATTTGGGATCGCGTCCTGATCTCATCGAGGGTCTcttgaagaagaaggaagaCTGGGTGCGTCGCAAATTATCTCAAAAATTTCGAGAAAACGGAGAAACTAACATCGTCTACAGAACATGACTTTTGAGAAGCTCAAGGCCAACAGCAGCATTCTCATTATTGGTGGATCCGAGACCACAGCGACACTGCTTTCCGGCGTAACATACTACCTGCTGACGAACCCCGACGCGCACAAGAGGTTGACCGACGAGATCCGTTCCACATTCAAGGAAGAGAGCGAAATCGACTTTACTTCCGTCAGCAACCTGCCCTACCTTCTCGCATGCCTCGAAGAAGCGCTCCGCCTGTACCCCCCAGTGCCCATCGGACTGCCTCGCATTGTCCCTAAGGGAGGCGCGACTATCGCGGATCACTATGTTCCCGAAGACGTACGTACAACTCCTCAAGTCCTGAAGTAACTGGACTAAGATTAACATCCGAGCTTCGCAGACAACTGTTTCTGTCTACCAGTGGGCTATGTACCACTCTGAGAAAAACTTCCGCGATCCCTTTGGCTTCCACCCCGAGAGATGGATGCAAGATCCTGTCTTCGCCAGCGATGACAAGGAAGCTTTCCAGCCTTTCCACGTCGGACCCCGCAACTGCATTGGAAGAAAGTGAGTTTCCCATCGATATCTTACAGAAACCAGCTCTGTGTTTAATGAACGATTGCTGACATGATTTACCTTCTCAGCTTGGCCTATGTCGAAATGCGCCTCATTCTCGCACGCATGTTGTGGAACTTCGACTTCAAGATTGCCGATGACAGCCGCGACTGGGCTGGCAGACAGAAGATCTACCTGCTTTGGGAGAAGGGCCCTTTGAACGCTTACCTGAAGCCGGTCAGGCGCTGAACGCATTGCTTAGACTCTGGACAGAACGCGAACCAGGAATCATGTGGTTCTATGACTTTGTCTCCTCATACTCGACACGACACTTCTACACAAATTCTAAAGATAGACTACAAGTTACATAGCTCTTGGGCATTTTAGGCgtatttcttattagccacgaatagtattcttatattttaGTTCATATCATCAGTCGAAAACAATGGGAACCTTGCAAGAAAGACTTAGGCCATTGCCCAGACAGCTCAACGACACATCTGAACCACAAGCGGCGAGTGAGTGGTGACAATTTTTGTATCACTTGCAATCGGACTGCAACTCGTGGGCTCCTTTTTGCCAAGACAAAACGCAACATACCTTTGTCGCTAGAGCTAAACATTGGCAAGGTTTCCATATGGTAGGCAATTTTCCTCTACCCAGCTACTCGTAATGATCGGCCTAGTTCATCGAAGTCATTGTGTCTCTAAACCCTGCAGATGGAGACTACCCCTCCTGAATCTCAGATCAACCTTTAGGGGTGGCAGGCCGTCTACGAGAATCCCTGCGAGGCATTGCGAAAGCGAATGCGCGGAGATTGAAACCAAGACGTTGTGTTTTGAAGGTCCCATTCGCCGTTGTGACTTGCCCATTGAGGACAATAATGCAGCTGCATATGCGGCCCACGGAACCCGATTAGATCACATTGATTGTACGCTAAAGTCCGCTGGAATGTGCAGTTCCACAATACGTTCACTCAAGAAGACGAAATAACGCATATCTACATGTCTAGTTTCAGACCCGCGGTGCGATTGCTAAACAAATACGAGAGATTATTGAGGACCATTCCTCATCACAAAGCAGACAGCTACACTACGATTTTATCAATGTGAGTCTCGGTGATTAAAGGAGATGACACTCTGCATCATCCTGTCTACTTATGGTGAAGATTCGGCGAGATCCGTACAAGATTAAGTACATATCGTACCACATCTACATATCTATGTACTTGACTTGGCAATTCGAGCTCTCAAAGGGCACCCGGGCTGGGCGGTAACTCGCCCGAGTCCCACTCCGCGGGCTCCGTGCCCAACACAAAATCAAGCAGACCTCCCGGCTTGTTCTCCCCAAGTAGGTCATCGTGAGTGACCCAACTCTTGTTCCACTCCTTTCCGTTAACCTTCAAACTTTGAACATACGGGCCTTGCTCAAGACCAGTTGCGGTGATCCGTAAGAGTCCGCCATCCGAGCCCAGACGGATAGTAATTTCCTCGAATCGTGGCGAAAGAACGAGATAGACAGGCTGCGTGACAACCGGATACAGGCCGAGCATGTTCCACACGAGCCAGCTGCTCATACTTCCCGCATCATCATTGCCGGGGATGCCGCTCGCACCGACGTGGTAATAGTCGTCGACAATATGCTTGCTTCTCATCACGCTCTTCCATTGCCGGCGTCCGACGTAGTTGTACAAGAACGGTGTCATGAAGCTGGGTTCGTTTCCGGGGTTGTAAATCATATCTCCGATTCCGTTGTTTCCTTGATCCTGCTCGGCCAAGCCGGGTATGAAGCTCGTGTCGAGTCGATGCTCAAAGCTGACGGGACCTCCCATCAAGGTTATCAGGGTGGACATGTCGTGCGGTGCAGTGAAGCTGTACTCCCATGGCGTGCCTTCATAAGAGATGGCCTGCCAGTTACATTCTCCGCATTCGAGTGGGCTGTAGCCTGGTAGAACTGTACCGTTGGGTTCGAGGGGAGCGAGAAAGCCGGTGAAGTTGAGTGCCTTAGCATCCTTGAGCCAGATCTTTTGCCAGCCACTGATACCGTAAGTGATGGTCCTTATAACATAGGTAAGGAGAAGAAAACTTACGTCGAGCGGTTCAGATAGGTTGCCGCCTCCTCAGGTGCCTCACCCTTGGCAATTTGCGACACAGCAAAGTCGTTGAGAGAGTACTCGACGGTCTTGCTTACGCTTCTGCCATAGTTAACAGATACGTACCCATATTTCTTCCAGTCATCCAAGGCACCTCTTCCCTCCTTGGTGCTTCCTGTTGGGTCGTTGAAATCAAAGTTGTTGTATGGCTGTATCTCGGCGTTAGTTCGTACGGCGGCATACCCATCCGCCCAGTTGATGAGCCCGTTAGTGTCAAGCTTTTTGACATAGGCATCTGCGAGAACATTGTCGGAGTTGGAGCCGCCTTGAACACGGCCATTGTGGTTGTGACTGCGACCCTCCGGCAGGAATCGCTCGTGCCGCCAGATGTCAATCATGGCTCGGACTGATTTTGTAAGCATCTGTCATCGGCATTGGGACTCCAAATACTTACTCATATCAACCTGACGGCTGGGTAAGATCAACGAGATGAGTGCGTGAGTGCAGCGGAAGGTATCCCAAAGCGTGTAAAAGTCGTCGTAATACGGCTCTTCAGTCGCCCAGTGAGGGTTTTCGCCAGTTCGGTCGGAAGGCATCAGGTGCGCATGGTAAAGTCCAGTGTACAGCATTTCTAACTGCGTCTGGTTCTCAGTCTTGACATCAACCTTGGAGAGTACTTCTTCGTTCCATTGAGACTTTGCGTCGCTGACCGTCTGGTTAAGGTCATTGTGGGGAATCTCATCTTTGATGAATTGACAAGCTTTCTCGGACGAAATCCACGAAACTCCAACTTTGGATGTCAGGGTAGCGACACTAGATGGAAACGTAAAGATGCCTCCAACTCGATCGGCATACTGGTATCCATCCACGCCACCTTTAATCGACGTGTCGTTATTATAGAATGGTTTGACATCTGTAGTATTCGGCCAATACGGGTCCGTGTAGATGCCAGAAAATAGTCCGACGTCTTCAGGCACGCTATCAAACTGTCCACAGAAGTAGACCTTGAAGTCGCCGCCTTCCCGAGTCAACGTGAGCTCTCATCTTCAAGACATAATACCGCATACTAACTCACCAAGAGACCAGCCTTCCCTGTACACACCATAACCAGTGTAGGAAGAACCATCATCGCTGCGTTCCAAAAGACCATTGCTGTACCATTGAGACTCCTTGCCACGAGTTGGGAGGTAGTGGCTCAAGTCTACCAAGATATGACGGCCACCGTCGCGAGGGAACTCGTACTTGATGATGCCAACGTGCATGCTGGCGCTCATCTCAGCTATGACGCCGCTTGCCAGAGACGTCTTGTAGTATCCGACCTCGGCAACATCGTGCTCAGCTCTTGGCTGCATGTAAGTCAAGTTGTCGAGTAGATTGACCCCTTCCAAGGTTGTCAGAGGCATTTGTGGGATCAGCCCGTAAGTCGGAGCGCCTCCCGTGCCGCTGACGTGCAACATGGAAATCGCTGTGACATTTCCTTCGACGGTGTAGCCCGCATTGGCTTGATACCTGGTATCCCATCTCGTAGTGTCGATGCCGATTTTCACAGCTCCGAACGGAAGTGTTACGCCGGGGAACATGTTCCCGCCTTGATAAGATGACCCAGGCTCTGGGCCCTCGGTGCCAAGAAATGGGTCGACGTATGGCGTGAAGTCGTTTGCTTGCGCAAGTCCGGATAGTCCGGCCATGGCGCCACTGAGGCCAACGGCATACTTGTAAAGCACTCCCATGATCGTCACATTTACGTTGTAGGGAGAACATCAAGAACCTACATCCCACCGGCTGATGCGGATAGCCGCTTCTTATTACATTTTGGCGGGTAGTATTGACCCGAAGCGTTGGATTCTGGAGTGGTGATCTACAACCTTGGAAGTTGTTTATACCCACTTTCCCCGCATACAACA
The window above is part of the Colletotrichum lupini chromosome 9, complete sequence genome. Proteins encoded here:
- a CDS encoding FAD dependent oxidoreductase; this translates as MSVLVQELVADQYDTDPEIGFQEIATGNLQVVFLSAMAEDTDLMTTINIAWSTTKSWFRGSRDYLMVCELCQVGGLTSCFHVFDCKSLTPLHVFTRNLWFYSRFNFRLVFPHSWHMWAYFTSQSHDGVNSSFCPEGLIKATFMSGTIQDSSKASALDWHFRPKPRPSHALLTAIKLRRQLQRLSLLSCVPTKYVKYLLQTNGHDLPHQDILPKQLVDRLLLGSRKVSAGLQLSSKPQGHNQDFPTIGPIVLNDGSSGLQVTCRPSTPVRETASELQHKTTPLSHTDISPRLLLVAGKPVRRFEINFLRLTASIESACFSYAWCIMLDIAIIGGGIAGLTAAIALRRAGHSVTIHEKTSLNNEIGAAINVQTNASRPLVALGMDPVRARFVMATGSRLMRGDTLEVTHELNLGAIANSYGSPWYFAHRVDLHEELKRMVVAADGGPPVTFKLRSEVTSYNPEAASFTLRDGIVISADLVVVADGIHSGGVEAILGSPNPASPAALDNFCYRFLIPMDAVLSDPITSNLYKDAAGGFRLFHGDGKRIVTYPCRDGEVLNCIAIFHNELDSSSREDWHNSVDQSHLLKLFENFHPNVLALLRKANEVKQWPLLYRAPIPRWSKGRMVLIGDAAHPMLPHQGQGGAQGIEDGVALGVCLANTTSKDDVIKRLEVFERIRRNRASVVTIFSNAGQEEAEKIKEAASEFIPVERIPTNPSGFYDFHFSYDIMEDSAEHMRKLDPNFRLPEAFLRNEPGNRAFL
- a CDS encoding cytochrome P450, which gives rise to MKLLELGFVNTLGLLVGVYVAYQLAQVFYCLFLHPLRKFPGPIWMRTSRIPFCYKLLTGTLPFDMLDLHRRYGPVVRIAPDELAFHDSRAWKDIMGHKTQGGAEMEKSLKFYRSVPGAPSDIVSSDREEHTVLRRSLAHGFSERSMRDQQPMIKGYVDLLIQRLHQHGNDGAKPLDLAAWYNYTTFDVIGDLAFGESFGCLDGSDYHPWVAAIFQMARLGTVLQTGKHYPFVMKLMMAMVPEKAKRERAHHEEFTEAKLRRRMDLGSRPDLIEGLLKKKEDWNMTFEKLKANSSILIIGGSETTATLLSGVTYYLLTNPDAHKRLTDEIRSTFKEESEIDFTSVSNLPYLLACLEEALRLYPPVPIGLPRIVPKGGATIADHYVPEDTTVSVYQWAMYHSEKNFRDPFGFHPERWMQDPVFASDDKEAFQPFHVGPRNCIGRNLAYVEMRLILARMLWNFDFKIADDSRDWAGRQKIYLLWEKGPLNAYLKPVRR
- a CDS encoding glycosyl hydrolase yields the protein MGVLYKYAVGLSGAMAGLSGLAQANDFTPYVDPFLGTEGPEPGSSYQGGNMFPGVTLPFGAVKIGIDTTRWDTRYQANAGYTVEGNVTAISMLHVSGTGGAPTYGLIPQMPLTTLEGVNLLDNLTYMQPRAEHDVAEVGYYKTSLASGVIAEMSASMHVGIIKYEFPRDGGRHILVDLSHYLPTRGKESQWYSNGLLERSDDGSSYTGYGVYREGWSLGGDFKVYFCGQFDSVPEDVGLFSGIYTDPYWPNTTDVKPFYNNDTSIKGGVDGYQYADRVGGIFTFPSSVATLTSKVGVSWISSEKACQFIKDEIPHNDLNQTVSDAKSQWNEEVLSKVDVKTENQTQLEMLYTGLYHAHLMPSDRTGENPHWATEEPYYDDFYTLWDTFRCTHALISLILPSRQVDMIRAMIDIWRHERFLPEGRSHNHNGRVQGGSNSDNVLADAYVKKLDTNGLINWADGYAAVRTNAEIQPYNNFDFNDPTGSTKEGRGALDDWKKYGYVSVNYGRSVSKTVEYSLNDFAVSQIAKGEAPEEAATYLNRSTGWQKIWLKDAKALNFTGFLAPLEPNGTVLPGYSPLECGECNWQAISYEGTPWEYSFTAPHDMSTLITLMGGPVSFEHRLDTSFIPGLAEQDQGNNGIGDMIYNPGNEPSFMTPFLYNYVGRRQWKSVMRSKHIVDDYYHVGASGIPGNDDAGSMSSWLVWNMLGLYPVVTQPVYLVLSPRFEEITIRLGSDGGLLRITATGLEQGPYVQSLKVNGKEWNKSWVTHDDLLGENKPGGLLDFVLGTEPAEWDSGELPPSPGAL